Proteins from one Mycobacterium sp. SMC-2 genomic window:
- the ispG gene encoding flavodoxin-dependent (E)-4-hydroxy-3-methylbut-2-enyl-diphosphate synthase translates to MTIGLGMPDAPAPTLATRRKTRQLMVRDVGVGSEYPISVQSMCTTKTHDVNTTLQQIAELTAAGCDIVRVACPRQEDADALAEIARHSQIPVIADIHFQPKYIFAAIDAGCAAVRVNPGNIKEFDGRVGEVAKAASAAGIPIRIGVNAGSLDKRFLEKHGKATPEALVESALWEASLFEEHGFGDIKISVKHNDPVVMVAAYEQLAAQCDYPLHLGVTEAGPAFQGTIKSAVAFGALLSRGIGDTIRVSLSAPPVEEVKVGIQILESLNLRPRGLEIVSCPSCGRAQVDVYTLANEVTAGLQGLDVPLRVAVMGCVVNGPGEAREADLGVASGNGKGQIFVRGEVIKTVPESQIVETLIEEAQRLAAEMAAGHGPDTTSSGSPIVTVS, encoded by the coding sequence GTGACCATTGGCCTGGGCATGCCGGACGCTCCGGCGCCCACGCTCGCCACCCGGCGCAAGACGCGCCAACTCATGGTCCGCGACGTCGGGGTGGGCAGCGAGTATCCGATTTCGGTGCAGTCGATGTGCACCACCAAAACCCATGACGTCAACACGACGCTGCAGCAGATCGCGGAACTGACCGCCGCCGGCTGCGACATCGTCCGGGTGGCGTGCCCGCGTCAGGAGGACGCCGACGCGCTGGCCGAGATCGCCCGGCACAGTCAGATCCCGGTGATCGCCGACATCCACTTCCAGCCGAAGTACATCTTCGCCGCCATCGACGCGGGATGCGCCGCGGTGCGGGTGAACCCCGGCAACATCAAGGAGTTCGACGGCCGGGTCGGCGAGGTCGCCAAGGCCGCTTCCGCCGCCGGCATCCCGATCCGCATCGGCGTCAATGCCGGCTCGCTGGACAAGCGGTTCCTGGAGAAGCACGGCAAGGCCACCCCCGAGGCGCTGGTCGAATCGGCGCTGTGGGAGGCGTCGCTGTTCGAGGAACACGGCTTCGGCGACATCAAGATCAGCGTCAAGCACAACGACCCCGTCGTGATGGTCGCCGCCTACGAGCAGCTGGCCGCCCAGTGCGACTACCCGCTGCACCTCGGCGTCACCGAGGCCGGTCCGGCCTTCCAGGGCACCATCAAGTCCGCGGTGGCCTTCGGCGCGTTGCTGTCGCGGGGGATCGGCGACACCATCCGGGTGTCGCTGTCCGCGCCGCCGGTCGAAGAGGTCAAGGTCGGCATCCAGATCCTCGAGTCGCTGAACCTGCGGCCGCGCGGGCTGGAGATCGTGTCGTGCCCGTCCTGCGGTCGCGCGCAGGTCGACGTCTACACCCTGGCCAACGAGGTCACCGCCGGGCTGCAGGGCCTCGACGTCCCGCTGCGGGTCGCGGTGATGGGCTGCGTGGTGAACGGTCCGGGCGAGGCGCGCGAGGCCGACCTGGGCGTCGCGTCGGGAAATGGCAAGGGGCAGATCTTCGTTCGCGGCGAAGTGATCAAGACGGTGCCGGAAAGCCAGATCGTCGAGACGCTGATCGAAGAGGCCCAGCGGCTCGCCGCGGAGATGGCGGCCGGTCACGGTCCTGACACAACATCCAGCGGTTCGCCGATCGTGACCGTAAGCTGA
- the pyrH gene encoding UMP kinase has protein sequence MTESREPQAAAAAARKPEPTAPENGSTAGQPRVRPRYSRVLLKLGGEMFGGGQVGLDPDVVARVARQIAEVVRDGVQVAVVIGGGNFFRGAQLQQRGMERTRSDYMGMLGTVMNSLALQDFLEKEGIVTRVQTAITMGQVAEPYLPLRAVRHLEKGRVVIFGAGMGLPYFSTDTTAAQRALEIGAEVVLMAKAVDGVFSADPRQNPQAELITAISHREVIDRGLRVADATAFSLCMDNGMPILVFNLLTNGNIARAVAGEKIGTLVTT, from the coding sequence ATGACGGAGTCCAGGGAGCCCCAAGCCGCCGCCGCGGCGGCCCGGAAGCCGGAGCCGACGGCACCGGAGAATGGTTCGACTGCCGGGCAGCCGCGAGTGCGGCCCCGATACTCCAGGGTGTTGCTCAAGCTGGGCGGCGAAATGTTCGGCGGGGGCCAGGTGGGTCTGGATCCGGATGTCGTGGCGCGGGTGGCCCGCCAGATCGCCGAGGTGGTTCGCGATGGCGTCCAGGTCGCCGTCGTCATCGGAGGCGGCAACTTCTTCCGCGGCGCGCAGCTGCAGCAGCGCGGAATGGAACGCACACGTTCCGACTACATGGGCATGCTCGGCACCGTCATGAACAGCCTGGCGCTGCAGGACTTCTTGGAAAAGGAAGGCATCGTCACCCGCGTCCAGACCGCGATCACCATGGGTCAGGTCGCCGAGCCCTACCTGCCGCTGCGCGCCGTCCGTCACCTGGAGAAGGGACGCGTGGTGATCTTCGGGGCCGGCATGGGGCTGCCGTACTTCTCCACCGACACCACGGCCGCGCAGCGGGCGCTGGAGATCGGCGCGGAGGTGGTGCTGATGGCCAAGGCGGTCGACGGGGTGTTCTCCGCGGATCCGCGGCAGAATCCGCAAGCCGAGCTGATCACCGCGATCAGCCATCGGGAGGTCATCGATCGGGGGCTGCGAGTGGCCGATGCCACCGCGTTCAGCCTGTGCATGGACAATGGCATGCCGATCCTGGTGTTCAACCTGCTGACCAATGGCAATATCGCCCGCGCGGTCGCCGGTGAGAAGATCGGGACACTGGTCACCACCTGA
- a CDS encoding phosphatidate cytidylyltransferase, which translates to MRQPAKKTSRAGRDLRAAIAVGAGIGGTLIVTLVFAPRFWVAIVAAAILVATHEVVRRLREAGYIIPLIPLLVGGQVTVWLTWPFHAAGALAGFGATVVVCNVWRLFMQDNSKRPEPFAGSPSANYLRDASATVFLAAWVPLFASFGAMLVYPKDGAGRVFCLMVTVVASDVGGYAVGVLLGKHPMVPAISPKKSWEGFAGSLVFGITAAILTATFLAGKPPWIGALLGVVLVLTCTLGDLVESQVKRDLGIKDMGRLLPGHGGLMDRLDGVLPSAVAAWTVLTLVA; encoded by the coding sequence ATGCGGCAGCCGGCCAAGAAGACGTCCCGCGCGGGGCGCGACCTGCGCGCCGCCATCGCCGTGGGCGCGGGGATCGGCGGGACGCTCATCGTGACGCTGGTCTTCGCGCCGCGCTTCTGGGTCGCCATCGTCGCGGCTGCCATCCTCGTCGCCACCCACGAGGTGGTGCGACGCCTGCGCGAGGCCGGATACATCATCCCGCTCATCCCGTTGCTGGTCGGCGGGCAGGTCACCGTCTGGCTGACGTGGCCGTTCCATGCCGCCGGCGCCCTGGCCGGCTTCGGCGCCACCGTCGTGGTCTGCAACGTCTGGCGCCTGTTCATGCAGGACAACAGCAAGCGACCCGAGCCGTTCGCCGGGTCCCCGTCCGCCAACTACCTGCGCGACGCCTCAGCGACGGTGTTCCTGGCCGCGTGGGTGCCGCTGTTCGCCTCATTTGGTGCCATGCTGGTCTACCCCAAGGACGGGGCGGGCCGGGTGTTCTGCCTGATGGTCACCGTCGTCGCCTCCGACGTGGGCGGGTATGCCGTGGGCGTGCTGCTCGGCAAGCACCCGATGGTTCCCGCGATCAGTCCCAAGAAATCGTGGGAGGGCTTCGCCGGTTCGCTCGTCTTCGGCATCACCGCGGCGATCCTGACCGCGACCTTCCTGGCCGGCAAACCGCCCTGGATCGGTGCGCTGCTGGGTGTGGTCCTGGTGCTCACCTGCACGCTTGGCGACCTGGTCGAGTCCCAGGTCAAGCGCGACCTCGGCATCAAAGACATGGGCCGCCTACTGCCCGGCCACGGCGGTCTGATGGACCGGCTCGACGGCGTGCTCCCGTCGGCGGTCGCCGCATGGACGGTGCTGACACTCGTAGCCTGA
- a CDS encoding RIP metalloprotease, with protein sequence MMFVIGIVLFALAILISVALHECGHMWVARATGMKVRRYFVGFGPTLWSTRRGETEYGLKAVPLGGFCDIAGMTTVEELAPDETDRAMYKQAPWKRIAVLFAGPAMNFVICLVLIYGIALVWGLPNLHPPTRAVIGETACVAPEVTPGKVADCTGPGPAALAGIRAGDVVVRVGDTPVSTFDDMAATIRKMHGTVPVVVERGGDTLTTYVDVTPTQRFLTNGDSGQGAQAAPATVGAIGVGAVKTPPTHYGVLSAVPATFAFAGDLTGEVGKALVTIPTKVGALMHAIGGGERDPQTPMSVVGASIIGGDTVDHGLWVAFWFFLAQLNLILGAINLLPLLPFDGGHIAIAVFEKVRNLVRSARGMVAAAPVNYLKLMPATYVVLVFVVGYMLLTVTADLVNPIRLFQ encoded by the coding sequence ATGATGTTCGTTATCGGCATTGTGCTGTTCGCCCTTGCCATCCTGATCTCGGTGGCCTTGCACGAGTGCGGCCACATGTGGGTCGCCCGCGCCACCGGGATGAAGGTCCGTCGCTATTTCGTCGGGTTCGGGCCCACGCTGTGGTCGACGCGGCGGGGCGAAACCGAGTACGGCCTCAAGGCCGTCCCGCTGGGCGGCTTCTGCGACATCGCCGGGATGACCACGGTCGAGGAGTTGGCTCCCGACGAAACCGACCGCGCGATGTACAAACAGGCCCCCTGGAAGCGGATCGCTGTGCTGTTCGCCGGTCCGGCCATGAACTTCGTCATCTGCCTGGTGCTGATCTACGGCATCGCCTTGGTCTGGGGGTTGCCGAACCTGCACCCGCCGACCAGGGCGGTGATCGGCGAAACCGCTTGTGTCGCACCGGAAGTGACACCAGGGAAGGTCGCGGACTGCACCGGTCCCGGTCCGGCCGCGTTGGCCGGAATCCGCGCCGGCGACGTCGTGGTCAGGGTCGGCGACACCCCGGTGTCCACCTTCGATGACATGGCCGCCACGATCCGCAAGATGCACGGCACCGTTCCGGTCGTCGTCGAGCGGGGCGGCGACACGCTCACCACGTACGTCGACGTCACGCCCACCCAGCGCTTCCTGACCAACGGGGACAGCGGGCAGGGCGCTCAGGCGGCACCCGCGACGGTCGGCGCCATCGGCGTCGGCGCCGTCAAGACGCCGCCGACGCACTACGGGGTGCTCTCCGCGGTGCCGGCCACCTTCGCCTTCGCCGGCGACCTGACCGGCGAGGTGGGCAAGGCGCTGGTCACCATCCCGACCAAGGTGGGGGCGCTGATGCACGCCATCGGCGGCGGCGAGCGTGACCCGCAGACCCCGATGAGCGTGGTCGGCGCCAGCATCATCGGCGGCGACACCGTCGACCATGGGCTGTGGGTGGCGTTCTGGTTCTTCCTGGCCCAGCTGAACCTGATCCTGGGCGCGATCAACCTGCTGCCGCTGCTGCCCTTCGACGGCGGCCACATCGCCATCGCCGTGTTCGAGAAGGTCCGCAACCTCGTCCGGTCGGCGCGCGGCATGGTCGCGGCCGCACCGGTGAACTATCTCAAGCTGATGCCCGCCACCTACGTGGTGCTGGTGTTCGTGGTCGGGTACATGTTGCTGACCGTGACCGCTGATCTGGTCAATCCGATCAGGCTCTTCCAATAG
- the rlmN gene encoding 23S rRNA (adenine(2503)-C(2))-methyltransferase RlmN, with protein MVQELVFSEPRPSRPPRHLADLDAEGRASAVAALGLPPFRAKQLAHQYYGRLIADPREMTDLPATVRDRIADAMFPHLLTPAAEVSCDAGQTRKTLWRGADGTTFESVLMRYPQRNTVCISSQAGCGMACPFCATGQGGLTRNLSTAEILEQVRSAAVALRDDFGDRLSNVVFMGMGEPLANYARMLAAVRRITEPPPHGFGISARAVTVSTVGLAPAIRKLADERLGVTLALSLHAPDDELRDTLVPVNNRWKITEALDAARYYADLTGRRVSVEYALIRDVNDQPWRADLLGKRLHRALGPLVHVNLIPLNPTPGSEWDASPKAVERQFVRRVRAQGVACTVRDTRGREISAACGQLAAEGG; from the coding sequence ATGGTCCAAGAACTGGTTTTCTCCGAACCCCGCCCCAGCAGGCCGCCGCGGCACCTGGCCGACCTCGACGCGGAAGGCCGCGCGTCGGCGGTCGCCGCGTTGGGCCTGCCGCCGTTCCGCGCCAAGCAACTCGCGCATCAGTACTACGGCCGCCTGATCGCCGACCCCCGGGAGATGACAGACCTTCCGGCGACCGTGCGGGATCGGATCGCTGATGCGATGTTCCCGCACCTGCTCACCCCGGCCGCCGAGGTCAGCTGCGACGCCGGGCAAACCCGAAAGACGTTGTGGCGCGGCGCCGATGGGACCACCTTCGAGTCGGTCCTGATGCGCTACCCGCAGCGCAACACCGTGTGCATCTCGTCGCAGGCCGGCTGCGGCATGGCCTGCCCGTTCTGTGCGACCGGGCAGGGCGGACTCACCCGCAACCTGTCGACCGCGGAAATCCTGGAACAAGTCCGGTCCGCCGCCGTCGCCCTGCGCGACGATTTCGGCGATCGGCTCTCCAACGTCGTGTTCATGGGCATGGGGGAGCCGCTGGCCAACTACGCCAGGATGCTGGCCGCGGTGCGGCGCATCACCGAACCGCCGCCGCACGGTTTCGGCATTTCGGCCCGCGCGGTCACCGTGTCGACGGTCGGGCTGGCCCCGGCCATCCGCAAACTGGCCGACGAACGGCTCGGGGTGACGCTGGCGCTATCACTGCACGCGCCCGACGACGAACTGCGCGACACGCTGGTGCCGGTCAACAACCGCTGGAAGATCACCGAGGCGCTCGACGCCGCCCGCTACTACGCCGACCTCACCGGCCGCCGGGTATCGGTGGAGTATGCGTTGATCCGCGACGTCAACGACCAGCCGTGGCGGGCCGATCTGCTGGGCAAACGCCTGCATCGGGCGCTCGGCCCGCTGGTGCACGTGAATCTGATCCCGCTCAACCCGACGCCGGGCAGCGAGTGGGACGCCAGCCCCAAGGCCGTGGAGCGCCAGTTCGTTCGGCGGGTCCGCGCGCAGGGGGTTGCGTGCACGGTCCGGGACACGCGCGGACGGGAGATCAGCGCCGCCTGCGGACAGCTGGCCGCCGAGGGCGGGTAG
- a CDS encoding GNAT family N-acetyltransferase: protein MSAPPLFRLVGERRVSVVRDAAAVWRVFDEDPVGSCMVAARVADHGIDPNSIGGELWTLRGAEESLCFAGANLIPLRGAPGDMDAFADEAMSGTRRCSSLVGRADLVMRMWERLESAWGPARDVRDHQPLLALSRHPNCDIDTGVRQVRPDELDAYLVAAVDMFIGEVGVDPRLGDGGRGYRRRVASLIAAGRAWARFEHGQVVFKAEVGSQSPGVGQIQGVWVHPEWRGLGLGTAGTATVAAVIVGSGRTASLYVNSFNTVARAAYARVGFAEVGTFATVLLD, encoded by the coding sequence ATGTCGGCTCCGCCCCTGTTCCGCCTTGTCGGCGAGCGACGAGTGTCGGTGGTGCGCGACGCCGCCGCCGTCTGGCGGGTGTTCGACGAGGATCCGGTCGGATCGTGCATGGTTGCGGCCCGGGTGGCCGACCACGGCATCGACCCGAACTCCATCGGCGGGGAGCTGTGGACCCTGCGCGGCGCGGAGGAGTCGCTGTGCTTCGCCGGAGCGAACCTGATCCCGCTGCGCGGCGCGCCGGGGGACATGGACGCCTTCGCCGACGAGGCGATGAGCGGAACGCGCCGCTGTTCCTCACTGGTCGGCAGGGCCGACCTGGTCATGCGGATGTGGGAGCGGCTCGAGTCGGCCTGGGGGCCGGCCCGTGACGTGCGCGATCATCAGCCGCTGCTGGCGCTGTCGAGGCACCCCAACTGCGACATCGACACAGGGGTTCGGCAGGTCCGGCCGGACGAGCTGGACGCTTACCTGGTGGCCGCCGTGGACATGTTCATCGGCGAGGTGGGCGTCGACCCCCGGCTCGGCGACGGCGGTCGGGGCTACCGGCGACGGGTGGCCAGCCTCATCGCGGCAGGCCGCGCGTGGGCCCGCTTCGAGCACGGGCAGGTCGTCTTCAAGGCCGAGGTCGGCTCGCAGTCGCCGGGCGTCGGCCAGATCCAGGGCGTCTGGGTGCACCCGGAGTGGCGGGGCCTGGGCCTGGGCACCGCCGGCACCGCGACCGTGGCCGCCGTGATCGTCGGGAGCGGGCGCACCGCCAGCCTGTACGTGAACAGCTTCAACACGGTGGCCCGTGCGGCGTACGCCCGAGTCGGCTTCGCCGAGGTGGGCACCTTCGCGACGGTGTTGCTCGACTAA
- a CDS encoding DUF2631 domain-containing protein has translation MASTEVEQFTGVDTVEVPSATWGWSRINHRTWRITGLGIIVFLLAMLRGNHVGHIENWFLIGFAALALVVLVRDLWGRRRGWIR, from the coding sequence GTGGCCAGTACCGAGGTGGAACAGTTCACCGGCGTCGACACCGTCGAGGTGCCATCGGCGACGTGGGGTTGGAGCCGGATCAATCACCGCACCTGGCGCATCACCGGCCTGGGCATCATCGTGTTCCTGCTGGCCATGCTGCGCGGTAACCACGTCGGCCACATCGAGAACTGGTTCCTGATCGGGTTCGCCGCGTTGGCGCTCGTCGTCCTGGTCCGCGACCTATGGGGCCGCCGGCGCGGCTGGATCAGGTAG
- the dxr gene encoding 1-deoxy-D-xylulose-5-phosphate reductoisomerase, with amino-acid sequence MTTATPQGRLRVLVLGSTGSIGTQALEVIAAHPDRFEVVGLAAGGANLDTLLRQRAETGVTKIAVADERAAQIADVPYRGPEAVTRLVEDTEADVVLNALVGALGLRPTLAALESGARLALANKESLVAGGPLVLRAARSGQIVPVDSEHSALAQCLRGGAPEEVAKLVLTASGGPFRGWTAAQLEGVTPEQAGAHPTWSMGPMNTLNSASLVNKGLELIETHLLFGIPYDRIEVVVHPQSIVHSMVTFVDGSTLAQASPPDMKLPISLALGWPARVPGVAASCDFGTASSWEFEPLDSEVFPAVELARYAGQAGGCLPAVYNAANEEAAEAFLQGRAGFPVIVETIADVLHAADQWAVSPANVDEVLDAQRWARERARRAVGHARPGEAPVNASGMV; translated from the coding sequence GTGACAACCGCGACACCCCAAGGCCGCCTGCGTGTGCTGGTGCTGGGCAGCACCGGCTCGATCGGCACCCAGGCGCTGGAGGTCATCGCGGCCCACCCGGACCGCTTCGAGGTCGTCGGCCTTGCCGCGGGGGGCGCGAACCTGGACACCCTGCTGCGCCAGCGCGCCGAGACCGGGGTCACCAAGATCGCCGTCGCCGACGAACGCGCGGCGCAGATCGCCGACGTCCCCTACCGCGGCCCCGAAGCGGTGACCCGCCTGGTGGAAGACACTGAGGCCGACGTAGTCCTCAACGCGCTGGTGGGCGCCCTGGGCCTGCGGCCGACGCTGGCTGCGCTGGAATCGGGTGCCCGGCTGGCGCTGGCCAACAAGGAATCCCTGGTCGCGGGCGGTCCGCTGGTCTTGCGGGCGGCGCGGTCGGGCCAGATCGTGCCCGTCGACTCCGAACACTCCGCGCTGGCCCAGTGCCTGCGCGGCGGCGCCCCCGAGGAAGTCGCCAAGCTGGTGCTGACCGCCTCCGGCGGGCCGTTTCGCGGCTGGACCGCCGCGCAGCTCGAGGGCGTCACCCCCGAACAGGCCGGCGCCCACCCGACCTGGTCGATGGGCCCGATGAACACCTTGAACTCGGCCTCGCTGGTCAACAAGGGTCTCGAACTCATCGAAACCCACCTGCTGTTCGGCATCCCGTACGACCGCATCGAGGTCGTCGTGCACCCGCAGTCGATTGTTCATTCGATGGTCACCTTCGTCGACGGCTCGACCCTGGCCCAGGCCAGCCCCCCCGACATGAAGTTGCCCATCTCGTTGGCCCTGGGCTGGCCGGCCCGGGTGCCCGGCGTGGCGGCGTCCTGCGACTTCGGCACCGCATCCAGCTGGGAATTCGAGCCGCTGGACAGCGAGGTTTTCCCCGCCGTCGAGCTGGCCCGGTACGCCGGCCAGGCCGGCGGCTGCCTGCCTGCCGTGTACAACGCGGCCAATGAGGAAGCCGCGGAGGCCTTCCTCCAAGGCCGGGCGGGATTCCCCGTGATCGTCGAAACCATTGCCGACGTGCTGCACGCCGCAGACCAATGGGCGGTTTCACCCGCTAACGTGGATGAGGTACTGGACGCGCAGCGCTGGGCGCGGGAGCGGGCGCGGCGCGCCGTCGGACACGCACGGCCCGGCGAGGCCCCCGTCAACGCCTCCGGAATGGTGTGA
- the frr gene encoding ribosome recycling factor, which produces MIDEALFDAEEKMEKAVAVARDDLSTIRTGRANPGMFSRIVIDYYGATTPITQLASINVPEARLVVIKPYEAGQLGAIETAIRNSDLGVNPTNDGTLIRVAVPQLTEERRRELVKQARGKGEDAKVSVRNIRRKAMEELHRIRKDGEAGEDEVGRAEKDLDKTTHQYITQIEDLVKHKEGELLEV; this is translated from the coding sequence ATGATTGACGAGGCTCTCTTCGACGCGGAAGAGAAAATGGAGAAGGCCGTAGCGGTGGCCCGTGACGACCTGTCAACCATCCGAACCGGCCGGGCCAACCCGGGCATGTTCTCCCGGATTGTCATCGACTACTACGGCGCCACCACCCCCATCACGCAGCTGGCCAGCATCAACGTGCCCGAGGCCCGGCTCGTCGTCATCAAGCCCTACGAAGCGGGTCAGCTCGGCGCGATCGAAACGGCGATCCGCAACTCCGATCTGGGCGTCAACCCGACCAACGACGGCACCCTCATCCGGGTGGCGGTGCCGCAACTCACCGAAGAGCGGCGCCGCGAGCTTGTCAAACAGGCCAGGGGCAAAGGGGAAGACGCCAAGGTGTCGGTGCGCAACATCCGCCGCAAGGCGATGGAGGAGTTGCACCGCATCCGCAAGGACGGCGAGGCCGGCGAGGACGAGGTCGGCCGCGCCGAGAAGGACCTGGACAAGACGACGCATCAGTACATCACCCAGATCGAAGACCTGGTCAAGCACAAAGAAGGCGAGCTGCTGGAGGTCTAG